A portion of the Punica granatum isolate Tunisia-2019 chromosome 7, ASM765513v2, whole genome shotgun sequence genome contains these proteins:
- the LOC116213338 gene encoding LEAF RUST 10 DISEASE-RESISTANCE LOCUS RECEPTOR-LIKE PROTEIN KINASE-like 1.2 isoform X4 — translation MTISKFGAMRFRVFCPQSMMSSSFFFSFLFFTGLVFPLRYCDASEENDQYRKCSQRFICGDKINVTYPFWGMVDRPRYCGREGFELQCENGFTSMVFEDQRYTVFNISQIHRTMHLARQDLLKDPCLPDHYRNSTIYNQRLLNYTGAVKNISIFYGCMVPDSDPSKWLPGVFPCPFEGDRQTVAFVDDSLREGPPPELNSCRTIIKVPVLDGPRQGRITGLSLFDVLHRGFVMEYGVDKECQVCLLSRGICGRTNSSSSEFFCSHPDGVGAGVGTAIILVGLFLFLRHRNRRKSGHHSYVVSRSMSSAFSSRTDFEKGGLYCGLPIFDYEELRDATNNFDQQKELGDGGFGTVFHGKLKDGREVAVKRLYENNYKRVEQFMNEVEILARLRHPNLVILYGCTSRQSHRLLLVYEYVPNGTVADHLHGDLAKPGSLPWSTRLNIAIETASALVYLHASDIIHRDVKTNNILLDENFSVKVADFGLSRLFPFNVTHVSTAPQGTPGYVDPEYHQCYQLTEKSDVYSFGVVLMELISSLPAVDIMRHRHEINLSTMAVNKIHTGALHELVDPNLGFESNCDMRKMITAVAELGFQCLQNAKEMRPSMAEVLRTLTDIQKQDSDGEKKAEENDDAVLLKANPMVLSPDSVAVKWVSTSTTPNASS, via the exons ATGACCATCTCCAAATTTGGTGCGATGCGCTTCCGAGTATTCTGCCCTCAGTCCATGATGAGCAgctcattcttcttctccttcttgttCTTCACTGGCCTCGTCTTTCCGCTACGATACTGTGATGCCTCTGAGGAAAACGATCAGTATCGCAAGTGCAGCCAGCGGTTCATATGTGGAGACAAGATAAATGTTACGTACCCTTTCTGGGGGATGGTTGATAGGCCGAGGTATTGTGGTCGCGAGGGATTCGAACTACAGTGTGAAAATGGGTTTACTTCCATGGTTTTTGAGGATCAGAGATATACAGTCTTCAACATCAGTCAAATCCATCGAACGATGCATCTAGCACGGCAGGATCTCTTGAAAGATCCATGCCTGCCTGATCATTACCGAAACTCGACCATATATAATCAGAGACTCCTCAATTACACTGGGGCCGTCAAgaacataagcatattttacGGTTGCATGGTTCCCGATTCTGATCCATCGAAATGGCTCCCTGGCGTGTTCCCATGCCCATTTGAAGGTGATCGACAAACTGTAGCCTTTGTTGATGATTCGTTGCGGGAGGGACCACCTCCAGAATTGAATAGTTGCAGAACAATTATCAAGGTTCCCGTGCTCGATGGCCCCAGGCAGGGAAGGATTACTGGTCTGTCACTGTTTGATGTTTTGCATCGTGGGTTTGTGATGGAGTACGGTGTAGATAAAGAATGCCAGGTGTGTCTCTTGTCTCGTGGGATCTGCGGAAGAACTAACTCGTCTTCATCTGAGTTTTTCTGCTCTCATCCAGACG GAGTTGGAGCAGGAGTTGGAACAGCTATTATACTAGTAGGACTTTTCTTATTCCTTCGGCATCGCAACAGAAGAAAATCGGGTCATCATTCCTATGTGGTATCGAGAAGCATGTCCTCTGCCTTCTCATCTAGGACGGATTTCGAGAAGGGAGGTCTGTATTGTGGTCTGCCCATCTTTGATTATGAAGAGCTTCGAGATGCCACGAACAATTTTGACCAACAAAAAGAACTCGGTGACGGAGGCTTTGGCACTGTTTTTCACG GCAAACTCAAAGACGGGCGTGAAGTTGCAGTCAAGCGCTTGTATGAGAACAACTACAAGAGAGTCGAGCAGTTCATGAATGAGGTTGAGATTTTGGCCCGACTGCGCCACCCGAACCTGGTCATTTTATATGGGTGCACTTCTAGGCAGAGCCACAGGCTTCTCCTCGTGTACGAATATGTGCCCAATGGAACAGTTGCTGATCATCTCCATGGCGATCTAGCCAAACCGGGTTCTCTCCCATGGTCCACACGGTTGAACATTGCAATTGAGACCGCTAGCGCTTTGGTTTATCTCCACGCATCTGATATTATCCATCGTGATGTGAAGACAAACAATATCCTCCTTGATGAGAATTTCTCCGTGAAGGTTGCTGATTTTGGGCTCTCACGCCTTTTCCCATTTAATGTCACCCACGTCTCGACCGCTCCTCAAGGTACACCGGGATATGTGGACCCAGAGTACCACCAGTGCTACCAGTTGACGGAAAAGAGCGATGTGTACAGCTTCGGGGTGGTCTTGATGGAACTGATATCTTCCTTGCCAGCTGTTGACATCATGAGGCACAGGCACGAGATCAACCTGTCGACCATGGCGGTCAACAAAATCCACACCGGCGCACTACATGAGCTCGTGGATCCTAACCTTGGATTCGAATCAAACTGTGATATGAGAAAGATGATAACAGCTGTTGCAGAGTTGGGGTTCCAGTGCTTGCAGAATGCCAAGGAGATGAGACCTTCCATGGCCGAGGTTCTCAGGACTCTCACTGACATACAGAAGCAAGATAGTGATGGGGAAAAGAAGGCAGAGGAGAACGACGACGCTGTTCTGTTGAAGGCCAACCCAATGGTGCTTTCACCCGATTCTGTCGCGGTCAAATGGGTTAGCACGTCCACAACACCTAATGCAAGCAGTTAA
- the LOC116213338 gene encoding LEAF RUST 10 DISEASE-RESISTANCE LOCUS RECEPTOR-LIKE PROTEIN KINASE-like 1.2 isoform X3, which translates to MTKDPLLCFFLLCTFFLCFHGGQPSFSDYCSGRVCNGVAISYPFWKIDDGSNTNGSTQNAYCGYPGFGLSCAPSNDTFPVLALPSDNYYVKHINYASKSVTLIDIDLVGKSCPRAQHNVTIDSLPLDYHQDDVNITFYFNCSIDGVYEPLAVSPIPCLGQYMGKPSYVFLEGEEPEEFDWAGKCEDTVVATVRRTEVTESDLINQFARAMNTGFILDWDTAKECGECESTGGRCGFNNRTKKSLCFCDDGSILTNNSSGAYCKAKHTSVGLKVAIGVGAGVGTAIILVGLFLFLRHRNRRKSGHHSYVVSRSMSSAFSSRTDFEKGGLYCGLPIFDYEELRDATNNFDQQKELGDGGFGTVFHGKLKDGREVAVKRLYENNYKRVEQFMNEVEILARLRHPNLVILYGCTSRQSHRLLLVYEYVPNGTVADHLHGDLAKPGSLPWSTRLNIAIETASALVYLHASDIIHRDVKTNNILLDENFSVKVADFGLSRLFPFNVTHVSTAPQGTPGYVDPEYHQCYQLTEKSDVYSFGVVLMELISSLPAVDIMRHRHEINLSTMAVNKIHTGALHELVDPNLGFESNCDMRKMITAVAELGFQCLQNAKEMRPSMAEVLRTLTDIQKQDSDGEKKAEENDDAVLLKANPMVLSPDSVAVKWVSTSTTPNASS; encoded by the exons ATGACCAAAGACCCTCTTCTCTGTTTCTTCCTCCTCTGTACCTTCTTCCTCTGCTTCCATGGCGGCCAGCCCAGCTTCTCCGACTACTGCTCCGGCAGGGTCTGCAATGGCGTTGCCATCAGCTACCCCTTCTGGAAGATCGATGATGGCTCCAACACTAATGGCTCCACGCAAAATGCCTACTGCGGCTACCCGGGGTTCGGTCTCAGTTGTGCCCCGTCCAACGACACCTTCCCGGTCCTCGCCCTGCCCAGCGATAACTACTACGTCAAGCACATCAATTATGCATCCAAGAGCGTCACCCTCATCGATATCGACTTGGTGGGGAAGTCCTGCCCGAGAGCGCAGCACAACGTCACCATAGACTCGCTCCCGCTCGATTACCACCAGGATGACGTGAACATCACCTTCTACTTCAACTGCAGCATCGACGGGGTGTACGAACCGCTGGCCGTGAGCCCCATTCCTTGCTTGGGGCAGTACATGGGGAAGCCATCGTATGTGTTCTTGGAGGGGGAGGAGCCGGAGGAGTTCGACTGGGCCGGGAAGTGCGAGGACACCGTGGTGGCGACCGTAAGGAGGACGGAGGTGACTGAATCGGATCTGATCAACCAGTTCGCCAGGGCAATGAACACAGGATTCATTCTCGACTGGGATACGGCGAAGGAGTGTGGCGAGTGCGAGTCGACTGGGGGGCGGTGCGGCTTCAACAACCGGACCAAGAAGTCCCTCTGCTTTTGCGATGACGGGAGCATCCTTACCAATAATAGCAGCGGCGCCTATTGCAAAG CTAAACATACGTCCGTCGGGCTGAAAGTTGCAATAG GAGTTGGAGCAGGAGTTGGAACAGCTATTATACTAGTAGGACTTTTCTTATTCCTTCGGCATCGCAACAGAAGAAAATCGGGTCATCATTCCTATGTGGTATCGAGAAGCATGTCCTCTGCCTTCTCATCTAGGACGGATTTCGAGAAGGGAGGTCTGTATTGTGGTCTGCCCATCTTTGATTATGAAGAGCTTCGAGATGCCACGAACAATTTTGACCAACAAAAAGAACTCGGTGACGGAGGCTTTGGCACTGTTTTTCACG GCAAACTCAAAGACGGGCGTGAAGTTGCAGTCAAGCGCTTGTATGAGAACAACTACAAGAGAGTCGAGCAGTTCATGAATGAGGTTGAGATTTTGGCCCGACTGCGCCACCCGAACCTGGTCATTTTATATGGGTGCACTTCTAGGCAGAGCCACAGGCTTCTCCTCGTGTACGAATATGTGCCCAATGGAACAGTTGCTGATCATCTCCATGGCGATCTAGCCAAACCGGGTTCTCTCCCATGGTCCACACGGTTGAACATTGCAATTGAGACCGCTAGCGCTTTGGTTTATCTCCACGCATCTGATATTATCCATCGTGATGTGAAGACAAACAATATCCTCCTTGATGAGAATTTCTCCGTGAAGGTTGCTGATTTTGGGCTCTCACGCCTTTTCCCATTTAATGTCACCCACGTCTCGACCGCTCCTCAAGGTACACCGGGATATGTGGACCCAGAGTACCACCAGTGCTACCAGTTGACGGAAAAGAGCGATGTGTACAGCTTCGGGGTGGTCTTGATGGAACTGATATCTTCCTTGCCAGCTGTTGACATCATGAGGCACAGGCACGAGATCAACCTGTCGACCATGGCGGTCAACAAAATCCACACCGGCGCACTACATGAGCTCGTGGATCCTAACCTTGGATTCGAATCAAACTGTGATATGAGAAAGATGATAACAGCTGTTGCAGAGTTGGGGTTCCAGTGCTTGCAGAATGCCAAGGAGATGAGACCTTCCATGGCCGAGGTTCTCAGGACTCTCACTGACATACAGAAGCAAGATAGTGATGGGGAAAAGAAGGCAGAGGAGAACGACGACGCTGTTCTGTTGAAGGCCAACCCAATGGTGCTTTCACCCGATTCTGTCGCGGTCAAATGGGTTAGCACGTCCACAACACCTAATGCAAGCAGTTAA
- the LOC116213338 gene encoding LEAF RUST 10 DISEASE-RESISTANCE LOCUS RECEPTOR-LIKE PROTEIN KINASE-like 1.2 isoform X1 produces MSPLPWPFLISMIITCTLLVGFPGQVQGFDELYSNCSDFSCGKLGNITYPFREISQAIYCGYPGYEVECVGDVNLTIMIMSWKYLVLDIVWETRSMTIVRMDLLESVCPLQDGAFTLDLSLANYTSRDVNATVLFDCNPSDKLEPFIYHFNCSMNGDSRAGYLAFNQQYADLLTKNCDVGPDSMALVPVLKSSVSDLLSNTSSADQVLNKGFEVVWTLDMEDCTTCQGDMGRCAHNMTTNEFICLCPDGVHQTTCSSYSVPTDDPAPVPEAPPTKHTSVGLKVAIGVGAGVGTAIILVGLFLFLRHRNRRKSGHHSYVVSRSMSSAFSSRTDFEKGGLYCGLPIFDYEELRDATNNFDQQKELGDGGFGTVFHGKLKDGREVAVKRLYENNYKRVEQFMNEVEILARLRHPNLVILYGCTSRQSHRLLLVYEYVPNGTVADHLHGDLAKPGSLPWSTRLNIAIETASALVYLHASDIIHRDVKTNNILLDENFSVKVADFGLSRLFPFNVTHVSTAPQGTPGYVDPEYHQCYQLTEKSDVYSFGVVLMELISSLPAVDIMRHRHEINLSTMAVNKIHTGALHELVDPNLGFESNCDMRKMITAVAELGFQCLQNAKEMRPSMAEVLRTLTDIQKQDSDGEKKAEENDDAVLLKANPMVLSPDSVAVKWVSTSTTPNASS; encoded by the exons ATGAGCCCTCTTCCATGGCCCTTCCTCATCTCAATGATCATTACCTGCACCCTCCTAGTCGGCTTCCCGGGGCAGGTACAGGGCTTCGATGAGCTGTACTCGAATTGTAGTGATTTCAGCTGCGGGAAACTTGGGAATATCACCTATCCTTTCCGGGAAATCAGCCAAGCAATTTACTGCGGATATCCTGGCTACGAGGTCGAATGCGTTGGAGATGTCAACCTCACGATCATGATAATGTCCTGGAAGTATCTGGTGCTCGACATAGTCTGGGAGACGCGGAGCATGACCATCGTGAGAATGGATTTGCTGGAAAGCGTCTGCCCCCTGCAGGATGGTGCTTTCACATTGGATCTGTCTCTGGCAAACTACACTAGCAGAGACGTGAATGCGACCGTGCTGTTCGATTGCAACCCGAGTGACAAACTAGAACCTTTCATTTATCATTTCAATTGCTCCATGAATGGAGATAGCCGAGCTGGATACTTAGCCTTTAATCAGCAGTATGCCGACCTCCTGACGAAGAACTGCGATGTGGGACCAGACAGCATGGCTTTAGTGCCGGTCCTGAAATCATCGGTTTCGGATCTCCTGAGCAATACGAGCAGTGCCGATCAAGTATTGAATAAAGGTTTTGAGGTTGTGTGGACCCTAGACATGGAAGATTGCACGACTTGTCAGGGTGACATGGGAAGGTGCGCACATAACATGACTACAAACGAGTTCATTTGTCTCTGCCCTGATGGAGTTCATCAAACAACATGTTCCTCCTACTCCGTTCCTACAGATGATCCAGCCCCAGTCCCTGAAGCTCCACCAA CTAAACATACGTCCGTCGGGCTGAAAGTTGCAATAG GAGTTGGAGCAGGAGTTGGAACAGCTATTATACTAGTAGGACTTTTCTTATTCCTTCGGCATCGCAACAGAAGAAAATCGGGTCATCATTCCTATGTGGTATCGAGAAGCATGTCCTCTGCCTTCTCATCTAGGACGGATTTCGAGAAGGGAGGTCTGTATTGTGGTCTGCCCATCTTTGATTATGAAGAGCTTCGAGATGCCACGAACAATTTTGACCAACAAAAAGAACTCGGTGACGGAGGCTTTGGCACTGTTTTTCACG GCAAACTCAAAGACGGGCGTGAAGTTGCAGTCAAGCGCTTGTATGAGAACAACTACAAGAGAGTCGAGCAGTTCATGAATGAGGTTGAGATTTTGGCCCGACTGCGCCACCCGAACCTGGTCATTTTATATGGGTGCACTTCTAGGCAGAGCCACAGGCTTCTCCTCGTGTACGAATATGTGCCCAATGGAACAGTTGCTGATCATCTCCATGGCGATCTAGCCAAACCGGGTTCTCTCCCATGGTCCACACGGTTGAACATTGCAATTGAGACCGCTAGCGCTTTGGTTTATCTCCACGCATCTGATATTATCCATCGTGATGTGAAGACAAACAATATCCTCCTTGATGAGAATTTCTCCGTGAAGGTTGCTGATTTTGGGCTCTCACGCCTTTTCCCATTTAATGTCACCCACGTCTCGACCGCTCCTCAAGGTACACCGGGATATGTGGACCCAGAGTACCACCAGTGCTACCAGTTGACGGAAAAGAGCGATGTGTACAGCTTCGGGGTGGTCTTGATGGAACTGATATCTTCCTTGCCAGCTGTTGACATCATGAGGCACAGGCACGAGATCAACCTGTCGACCATGGCGGTCAACAAAATCCACACCGGCGCACTACATGAGCTCGTGGATCCTAACCTTGGATTCGAATCAAACTGTGATATGAGAAAGATGATAACAGCTGTTGCAGAGTTGGGGTTCCAGTGCTTGCAGAATGCCAAGGAGATGAGACCTTCCATGGCCGAGGTTCTCAGGACTCTCACTGACATACAGAAGCAAGATAGTGATGGGGAAAAGAAGGCAGAGGAGAACGACGACGCTGTTCTGTTGAAGGCCAACCCAATGGTGCTTTCACCCGATTCTGTCGCGGTCAAATGGGTTAGCACGTCCACAACACCTAATGCAAGCAGTTAA
- the LOC116213338 gene encoding LEAF RUST 10 DISEASE-RESISTANCE LOCUS RECEPTOR-LIKE PROTEIN KINASE-like 1.2 isoform X2 — protein MTISKFGAMRFRVFCPQSMMSSSFFFSFLFFTGLVFPLRYCDASEENDQYRKCSQRFICGDKINVTYPFWGMVDRPRYCGREGFELQCENGFTSMVFEDQRYTVFNISQIHRTMHLARQDLLKDPCLPDHYRNSTIYNQRLLNYTGAVKNISIFYGCMVPDSDPSKWLPGVFPCPFEGDRQTVAFVDDSLREGPPPELNSCRTIIKVPVLDGPRQGRITGLSLFDVLHRGFVMEYGVDKECQVCLLSRGICGRTNSSSSEFFCSHPDAKHTSVGLKVAIGVGAGVGTAIILVGLFLFLRHRNRRKSGHHSYVVSRSMSSAFSSRTDFEKGGLYCGLPIFDYEELRDATNNFDQQKELGDGGFGTVFHGKLKDGREVAVKRLYENNYKRVEQFMNEVEILARLRHPNLVILYGCTSRQSHRLLLVYEYVPNGTVADHLHGDLAKPGSLPWSTRLNIAIETASALVYLHASDIIHRDVKTNNILLDENFSVKVADFGLSRLFPFNVTHVSTAPQGTPGYVDPEYHQCYQLTEKSDVYSFGVVLMELISSLPAVDIMRHRHEINLSTMAVNKIHTGALHELVDPNLGFESNCDMRKMITAVAELGFQCLQNAKEMRPSMAEVLRTLTDIQKQDSDGEKKAEENDDAVLLKANPMVLSPDSVAVKWVSTSTTPNASS, from the exons ATGACCATCTCCAAATTTGGTGCGATGCGCTTCCGAGTATTCTGCCCTCAGTCCATGATGAGCAgctcattcttcttctccttcttgttCTTCACTGGCCTCGTCTTTCCGCTACGATACTGTGATGCCTCTGAGGAAAACGATCAGTATCGCAAGTGCAGCCAGCGGTTCATATGTGGAGACAAGATAAATGTTACGTACCCTTTCTGGGGGATGGTTGATAGGCCGAGGTATTGTGGTCGCGAGGGATTCGAACTACAGTGTGAAAATGGGTTTACTTCCATGGTTTTTGAGGATCAGAGATATACAGTCTTCAACATCAGTCAAATCCATCGAACGATGCATCTAGCACGGCAGGATCTCTTGAAAGATCCATGCCTGCCTGATCATTACCGAAACTCGACCATATATAATCAGAGACTCCTCAATTACACTGGGGCCGTCAAgaacataagcatattttacGGTTGCATGGTTCCCGATTCTGATCCATCGAAATGGCTCCCTGGCGTGTTCCCATGCCCATTTGAAGGTGATCGACAAACTGTAGCCTTTGTTGATGATTCGTTGCGGGAGGGACCACCTCCAGAATTGAATAGTTGCAGAACAATTATCAAGGTTCCCGTGCTCGATGGCCCCAGGCAGGGAAGGATTACTGGTCTGTCACTGTTTGATGTTTTGCATCGTGGGTTTGTGATGGAGTACGGTGTAGATAAAGAATGCCAGGTGTGTCTCTTGTCTCGTGGGATCTGCGGAAGAACTAACTCGTCTTCATCTGAGTTTTTCTGCTCTCATCCAGACG CTAAACATACGTCCGTCGGGCTGAAAGTTGCAATAG GAGTTGGAGCAGGAGTTGGAACAGCTATTATACTAGTAGGACTTTTCTTATTCCTTCGGCATCGCAACAGAAGAAAATCGGGTCATCATTCCTATGTGGTATCGAGAAGCATGTCCTCTGCCTTCTCATCTAGGACGGATTTCGAGAAGGGAGGTCTGTATTGTGGTCTGCCCATCTTTGATTATGAAGAGCTTCGAGATGCCACGAACAATTTTGACCAACAAAAAGAACTCGGTGACGGAGGCTTTGGCACTGTTTTTCACG GCAAACTCAAAGACGGGCGTGAAGTTGCAGTCAAGCGCTTGTATGAGAACAACTACAAGAGAGTCGAGCAGTTCATGAATGAGGTTGAGATTTTGGCCCGACTGCGCCACCCGAACCTGGTCATTTTATATGGGTGCACTTCTAGGCAGAGCCACAGGCTTCTCCTCGTGTACGAATATGTGCCCAATGGAACAGTTGCTGATCATCTCCATGGCGATCTAGCCAAACCGGGTTCTCTCCCATGGTCCACACGGTTGAACATTGCAATTGAGACCGCTAGCGCTTTGGTTTATCTCCACGCATCTGATATTATCCATCGTGATGTGAAGACAAACAATATCCTCCTTGATGAGAATTTCTCCGTGAAGGTTGCTGATTTTGGGCTCTCACGCCTTTTCCCATTTAATGTCACCCACGTCTCGACCGCTCCTCAAGGTACACCGGGATATGTGGACCCAGAGTACCACCAGTGCTACCAGTTGACGGAAAAGAGCGATGTGTACAGCTTCGGGGTGGTCTTGATGGAACTGATATCTTCCTTGCCAGCTGTTGACATCATGAGGCACAGGCACGAGATCAACCTGTCGACCATGGCGGTCAACAAAATCCACACCGGCGCACTACATGAGCTCGTGGATCCTAACCTTGGATTCGAATCAAACTGTGATATGAGAAAGATGATAACAGCTGTTGCAGAGTTGGGGTTCCAGTGCTTGCAGAATGCCAAGGAGATGAGACCTTCCATGGCCGAGGTTCTCAGGACTCTCACTGACATACAGAAGCAAGATAGTGATGGGGAAAAGAAGGCAGAGGAGAACGACGACGCTGTTCTGTTGAAGGCCAACCCAATGGTGCTTTCACCCGATTCTGTCGCGGTCAAATGGGTTAGCACGTCCACAACACCTAATGCAAGCAGTTAA
- the LOC116213338 gene encoding LEAF RUST 10 DISEASE-RESISTANCE LOCUS RECEPTOR-LIKE PROTEIN KINASE-like 1.2 isoform X5, whose protein sequence is MTKDPLLCFFLLCTFFLCFHGGQPSFSDYCSGRVCNGVAISYPFWKIDDGSNTNGSTQNAYCGYPGFGLSCAPSNDTFPVLALPSDNYYVKHINYASKSVTLIDIDLVGKSCPRAQHNVTIDSLPLDYHQDDVNITFYFNCSIDGVYEPLAVSPIPCLGQYMGKPSYVFLEGEEPEEFDWAGKCEDTVVATVRRTEVTESDLINQFARAMNTGFILDWDTAKECGECESTGGRCGFNNRTKKSLCFCDDGSILTNNSSGAYCKGVGAGVGTAIILVGLFLFLRHRNRRKSGHHSYVVSRSMSSAFSSRTDFEKGGLYCGLPIFDYEELRDATNNFDQQKELGDGGFGTVFHGKLKDGREVAVKRLYENNYKRVEQFMNEVEILARLRHPNLVILYGCTSRQSHRLLLVYEYVPNGTVADHLHGDLAKPGSLPWSTRLNIAIETASALVYLHASDIIHRDVKTNNILLDENFSVKVADFGLSRLFPFNVTHVSTAPQGTPGYVDPEYHQCYQLTEKSDVYSFGVVLMELISSLPAVDIMRHRHEINLSTMAVNKIHTGALHELVDPNLGFESNCDMRKMITAVAELGFQCLQNAKEMRPSMAEVLRTLTDIQKQDSDGEKKAEENDDAVLLKANPMVLSPDSVAVKWVSTSTTPNASS, encoded by the exons ATGACCAAAGACCCTCTTCTCTGTTTCTTCCTCCTCTGTACCTTCTTCCTCTGCTTCCATGGCGGCCAGCCCAGCTTCTCCGACTACTGCTCCGGCAGGGTCTGCAATGGCGTTGCCATCAGCTACCCCTTCTGGAAGATCGATGATGGCTCCAACACTAATGGCTCCACGCAAAATGCCTACTGCGGCTACCCGGGGTTCGGTCTCAGTTGTGCCCCGTCCAACGACACCTTCCCGGTCCTCGCCCTGCCCAGCGATAACTACTACGTCAAGCACATCAATTATGCATCCAAGAGCGTCACCCTCATCGATATCGACTTGGTGGGGAAGTCCTGCCCGAGAGCGCAGCACAACGTCACCATAGACTCGCTCCCGCTCGATTACCACCAGGATGACGTGAACATCACCTTCTACTTCAACTGCAGCATCGACGGGGTGTACGAACCGCTGGCCGTGAGCCCCATTCCTTGCTTGGGGCAGTACATGGGGAAGCCATCGTATGTGTTCTTGGAGGGGGAGGAGCCGGAGGAGTTCGACTGGGCCGGGAAGTGCGAGGACACCGTGGTGGCGACCGTAAGGAGGACGGAGGTGACTGAATCGGATCTGATCAACCAGTTCGCCAGGGCAATGAACACAGGATTCATTCTCGACTGGGATACGGCGAAGGAGTGTGGCGAGTGCGAGTCGACTGGGGGGCGGTGCGGCTTCAACAACCGGACCAAGAAGTCCCTCTGCTTTTGCGATGACGGGAGCATCCTTACCAATAATAGCAGCGGCGCCTATTGCAAAG GAGTTGGAGCAGGAGTTGGAACAGCTATTATACTAGTAGGACTTTTCTTATTCCTTCGGCATCGCAACAGAAGAAAATCGGGTCATCATTCCTATGTGGTATCGAGAAGCATGTCCTCTGCCTTCTCATCTAGGACGGATTTCGAGAAGGGAGGTCTGTATTGTGGTCTGCCCATCTTTGATTATGAAGAGCTTCGAGATGCCACGAACAATTTTGACCAACAAAAAGAACTCGGTGACGGAGGCTTTGGCACTGTTTTTCACG GCAAACTCAAAGACGGGCGTGAAGTTGCAGTCAAGCGCTTGTATGAGAACAACTACAAGAGAGTCGAGCAGTTCATGAATGAGGTTGAGATTTTGGCCCGACTGCGCCACCCGAACCTGGTCATTTTATATGGGTGCACTTCTAGGCAGAGCCACAGGCTTCTCCTCGTGTACGAATATGTGCCCAATGGAACAGTTGCTGATCATCTCCATGGCGATCTAGCCAAACCGGGTTCTCTCCCATGGTCCACACGGTTGAACATTGCAATTGAGACCGCTAGCGCTTTGGTTTATCTCCACGCATCTGATATTATCCATCGTGATGTGAAGACAAACAATATCCTCCTTGATGAGAATTTCTCCGTGAAGGTTGCTGATTTTGGGCTCTCACGCCTTTTCCCATTTAATGTCACCCACGTCTCGACCGCTCCTCAAGGTACACCGGGATATGTGGACCCAGAGTACCACCAGTGCTACCAGTTGACGGAAAAGAGCGATGTGTACAGCTTCGGGGTGGTCTTGATGGAACTGATATCTTCCTTGCCAGCTGTTGACATCATGAGGCACAGGCACGAGATCAACCTGTCGACCATGGCGGTCAACAAAATCCACACCGGCGCACTACATGAGCTCGTGGATCCTAACCTTGGATTCGAATCAAACTGTGATATGAGAAAGATGATAACAGCTGTTGCAGAGTTGGGGTTCCAGTGCTTGCAGAATGCCAAGGAGATGAGACCTTCCATGGCCGAGGTTCTCAGGACTCTCACTGACATACAGAAGCAAGATAGTGATGGGGAAAAGAAGGCAGAGGAGAACGACGACGCTGTTCTGTTGAAGGCCAACCCAATGGTGCTTTCACCCGATTCTGTCGCGGTCAAATGGGTTAGCACGTCCACAACACCTAATGCAAGCAGTTAA